In Leptospira kanakyensis, a genomic segment contains:
- a CDS encoding single-stranded DNA-binding protein, translated as MKNLSYVILDGNLTSDPEERNIAGGKSLAVFTVAVNHTAGNQEGKDKDDVSYFEVEAWEKLGENCVEYLQKGSKVTIMGNLKQNRWKSPEGENRSKIKVTASTVRFDSVRKKEPKAA; from the coding sequence ATGAAAAATCTATCGTATGTCATTCTAGACGGGAATTTAACTTCCGACCCAGAAGAAAGAAACATTGCAGGAGGAAAGTCTCTTGCCGTTTTTACAGTTGCTGTCAATCACACGGCAGGCAACCAAGAAGGTAAAGACAAAGACGACGTGTCTTACTTTGAAGTGGAGGCTTGGGAAAAATTAGGAGAGAACTGTGTCGAATATCTACAAAAGGGAAGTAAGGTGACGATCATGGGCAATCTCAAACAAAACCGATGGAAAAGCCCTGAAGGTGAAAATAGATCCAAAATCAAAGTGACTGCTTCCACAGTCCGGTTTGATAGTGTTCGCAAAAAAGAACCAAAAGCGGCTTAA
- a CDS encoding DUF3332 family protein, with protein sequence MKKILKAALVGLLSIGLFANCFGKFGVTKAVYSFNGNIQIGTGKVAGFFRSLLMLFPISIAYYVGGILDVLVFNLIEFWTDKNPIAMAEYDFDGKLVKEYSQDGQTITLTYTEWGKVLKMEAPTQKGMEAVYFLKDKPEKAFRLVNGKYVEILQVSGPILPPLSAKHI encoded by the coding sequence ATGAAAAAAATATTAAAAGCCGCTCTTGTGGGACTTTTGTCCATTGGTTTATTCGCAAATTGCTTTGGAAAATTTGGAGTTACGAAAGCCGTTTACTCTTTCAATGGAAACATTCAAATTGGAACTGGAAAAGTTGCAGGTTTCTTTCGTTCTCTTTTAATGCTCTTTCCAATTTCCATTGCATATTACGTTGGAGGAATTCTGGATGTTCTCGTTTTCAACCTAATTGAATTCTGGACTGATAAAAATCCAATTGCAATGGCTGAGTATGACTTTGATGGAAAACTAGTCAAAGAATACAGCCAAGATGGTCAAACCATCACCCTTACTTATACTGAATGGGGAAAGGTTTTGAAAATGGAAGCTCCTACACAAAAAGGAATGGAAGCTGTTTACTTCTTAAAAGACAAACCAGAAAAAGCATTCCGTTTAGTGAATGGAAAGTATGTAGAAATCCTACAAGTGAGTGGGCCAATCCTCCCTCCACTTTCTGCAAAACACATCTAA
- a CDS encoding MBOAT family O-acyltransferase: MIFSDFEYFVFFLFVFFTVWYVFPTIFSNQSRETRILHIFLLISSYFFYMSWDYRFGALILLSTAIDYYVGLKLSGETREKVRYYLLLFSLITNLVFILGFFKYYNFLVTSINTVTNPLFGADALPVLKIILPAGISFFTFQSLSYTIDVYRKEIPAEKDFIRFALFVSFFPQLVAGPIVTARTFMPQLYTPKKLEDIEFRVSIRFFMLGYFKKAVLSDMVAPTIDTIYADPSGHHAYALLIAAALGGIQVYLDFSGYSDMAIGSAMLLGYKLPTNFNLPFLATSVSGFWRRWHMTLNSWLRDYIYIPMGGSRVTSVRRKFNLWFTMFVSGVWHGAQWTFVFWGSLNGFFYFLEEVWKEWFPDQKNETETKHWYAAPLWLFQNLLNSSIFFLGAVFFRSLTWENAWIHIRGIFTFQAGQIRPYMWKDFLWILFFLYLGHIIGYFIFEKGKGKQIPASLEFALYPILFLVLNLATPENSVPFIYFQF; the protein is encoded by the coding sequence TTGATCTTTTCCGATTTTGAATACTTTGTCTTCTTTCTCTTTGTTTTTTTTACGGTTTGGTACGTATTCCCTACCATTTTTTCGAATCAATCTAGGGAAACACGAATCCTACATATCTTCCTACTCATTAGTAGTTATTTCTTTTACATGTCTTGGGATTATCGTTTTGGTGCTCTCATCCTACTTTCCACTGCCATCGATTATTATGTAGGACTCAAACTAAGCGGAGAAACTAGGGAAAAGGTAAGATACTATCTCTTACTTTTTAGTTTGATTACAAACCTAGTGTTTATTTTGGGTTTTTTCAAATATTACAACTTTCTTGTCACCTCTATCAATACGGTCACCAATCCTTTGTTTGGTGCAGATGCCTTACCTGTTCTTAAAATTATTCTTCCTGCAGGGATCTCCTTTTTTACCTTTCAGTCTTTGTCTTATACCATTGATGTGTATCGCAAGGAAATTCCGGCCGAAAAAGATTTTATTCGTTTTGCTTTGTTCGTGAGTTTTTTCCCTCAACTGGTTGCAGGCCCCATTGTTACGGCAAGAACCTTTATGCCACAACTCTATACGCCAAAAAAACTGGAAGATATCGAGTTTCGAGTGTCGATTCGATTTTTTATGTTGGGTTATTTTAAGAAAGCAGTTTTGTCTGATATGGTCGCTCCGACCATTGACACAATTTATGCCGACCCATCTGGCCACCACGCCTACGCTTTGTTAATTGCCGCAGCGCTCGGTGGAATTCAAGTGTATTTGGATTTTAGCGGGTATTCGGATATGGCCATTGGAAGTGCCATGTTACTTGGTTATAAACTTCCGACAAACTTCAACTTACCATTCCTTGCCACTTCTGTTTCTGGTTTTTGGCGCCGTTGGCACATGACCTTAAATTCTTGGTTACGAGATTATATTTATATTCCTATGGGTGGAAGCCGCGTAACATCCGTCAGACGAAAATTCAATCTTTGGTTCACCATGTTTGTGAGTGGGGTTTGGCACGGAGCACAGTGGACTTTTGTGTTTTGGGGAAGTCTCAACGGATTTTTTTATTTTTTAGAAGAGGTTTGGAAAGAATGGTTTCCTGACCAAAAGAACGAAACGGAAACCAAACATTGGTATGCGGCTCCTCTTTGGCTCTTTCAGAATCTCCTCAATAGTTCCATTTTCTTTTTGGGTGCTGTTTTCTTTCGTTCTCTCACTTGGGAAAATGCTTGGATTCACATCCGGGGAATTTTTACATTCCAAGCGGGACAAATCCGGCCTTATATGTGGAAAGACTTCCTTTGGATTCTATTTTTCCTCTATTTAGGCCATATCATCGGTTATTTTATCTTTGAAAAGGGAAAAGGCAAACAAATCCCCGCCAGTTTGGAATTTGCCCTCTATCCCATTCTCTTTCTTGTCTTAAATTTAGCTACACCAGAAAACTCCGTTCCGTTCATTTACTTTCAGTTCTAA
- a CDS encoding PilZ domain-containing protein, with protein sequence MESERRLPRISPGDFSEFEVQLDLEGITLFGKLGNISEEGLCFLGEDDLLSDEIESQVLGSIVWAKGTKRMFFEGTVMWTQTSKIKNVIYYIAGIQFQEKLNLTDSMLARSLEIK encoded by the coding sequence ATGGAAAGTGAGCGAAGGCTACCAAGAATATCTCCCGGTGACTTTTCTGAATTTGAGGTGCAACTGGATTTGGAAGGGATCACCTTATTTGGAAAGTTAGGGAATATTTCAGAAGAAGGCCTTTGTTTTTTGGGTGAGGACGACTTACTCAGCGATGAAATTGAGTCCCAGGTTTTGGGAAGTATTGTTTGGGCAAAGGGCACCAAACGTATGTTCTTTGAAGGAACTGTTATGTGGACCCAAACCTCCAAAATCAAAAATGTAATTTATTATATCGCAGGAATCCAATTCCAAGAAAAACTAAATCTTACGGATTCTATGCTTGCTCGTAGTTTGGAGATCAAATGA
- a CDS encoding NAD-dependent epimerase/dehydratase family protein — MKILLLGGTGLIGKQVLLSLVFYPQIKKVIVWARSSKSASNPNVPIEVIQVNWEDFQAGKVSLPDGLDAVFCCLGTTINKAGSQEKFKEIDYEYPLLAAKQAKSKNVPGFYIITAMGSDANSSIFYNRVKGEIETELRNLQFPFLGIFRPSLLIGEREEVRLGEKVGEFLGNLIPFGLLGLKKFKPIPGEYVAKSMIHSLLHDKPEKGLPPQVKVYENDVLWEIGKDHSF; from the coding sequence ATGAAAATACTACTCCTTGGTGGAACCGGACTTATCGGTAAACAAGTGTTACTGTCTCTTGTTTTTTATCCCCAAATCAAAAAGGTAATTGTTTGGGCCAGAAGTTCCAAGTCTGCTTCCAATCCCAATGTCCCCATTGAAGTCATCCAAGTAAACTGGGAAGATTTTCAGGCAGGAAAAGTTTCCCTTCCTGATGGTTTGGATGCTGTATTTTGTTGTCTTGGAACTACCATTAACAAAGCAGGAAGCCAGGAAAAATTCAAAGAAATCGATTACGAATATCCACTCCTTGCGGCCAAACAAGCCAAATCAAAAAATGTTCCTGGATTTTATATCATTACCGCCATGGGATCTGATGCCAATTCTTCTATATTTTACAACCGAGTGAAAGGCGAAATTGAAACGGAACTTCGTAACTTACAATTTCCCTTCCTTGGAATTTTTAGACCTTCCCTTCTCATTGGCGAAAGAGAAGAAGTACGATTGGGCGAGAAGGTAGGTGAATTCCTCGGAAATCTCATTCCTTTTGGACTTCTGGGACTTAAAAAATTCAAACCCATTCCTGGTGAATACGTTGCCAAATCCATGATCCATTCTCTGTTACACGACAAACCAGAAAAAGGATTACCTCCACAAGTGAAAGTATATGAAAACGATGTCCTTTGGGAGATCGGTAAGGACCATTCTTTTTGA
- a CDS encoding lysophospholipid acyltransferase family protein, which translates to MIPDNKQKPYSKTKYIILSWVVHFIVRVWYLFIRNQKFIIPDASANAIEKGSGYIIAVFHETTLSLYRHATQYLKRKKKADMVALVSQSKDGEIIHQTFARSNLRSVRGSSTRGGTGAFRNILKEMKQGAVPIFTVDGPKGPRREVKPGVIVTASLTGFPILYLHSCYDRAYTFKSWDRHFFPKFGARLFIQYGEPFFVPKGLSESQMDEYAKKLEIAMGKNAENLESYVRERFPDNSIDVPPKL; encoded by the coding sequence TTGATTCCAGACAACAAACAAAAACCCTATTCCAAAACCAAATACATCATCCTGAGTTGGGTGGTTCACTTCATCGTAAGAGTTTGGTATCTATTCATTCGAAACCAAAAGTTTATCATTCCGGACGCAAGTGCTAATGCCATTGAAAAAGGTTCTGGATATATCATTGCTGTTTTTCATGAAACAACTCTTTCTCTTTACCGGCATGCCACTCAGTATTTAAAACGAAAGAAAAAAGCGGATATGGTCGCTCTTGTGTCCCAATCCAAAGATGGTGAAATCATCCACCAAACCTTTGCTCGCTCTAACTTACGTTCTGTGCGAGGTTCTTCCACGAGAGGGGGAACAGGTGCCTTTCGTAATATCCTCAAAGAAATGAAACAAGGGGCAGTGCCTATTTTTACTGTGGATGGCCCAAAAGGCCCGAGGCGTGAAGTAAAACCAGGTGTCATTGTGACTGCTTCTCTCACTGGTTTTCCCATCCTATATTTGCATTCTTGTTATGACAGGGCTTACACTTTCAAAAGTTGGGACAGGCATTTTTTCCCTAAATTTGGAGCTCGTCTTTTCATTCAATACGGGGAACCGTTTTTTGTTCCGAAAGGTCTTTCGGAGAGCCAAATGGATGAATATGCCAAAAAATTGGAAATTGCCATGGGGAAAAATGCGGAAAACCTGGAATCCTATGTGCGGGAACGTTTCCCTGACAATTCTATTGACGTACCACCTAAACTCTAA
- the metK gene encoding methionine adenosyltransferase: MSSLKNYIFTSESVSEGHPDKVCDQISDAILDAYLAQDPKSRVACETLVTTNLVVIAGEITSKGKVDTQEVARDVIRKIGYNDINMYFDADFAVVSSHVHAQSPDIAQGVNEGEGLHTEQGAGDQGLMFGFAIAETPELMPAPLYYSHKLLENLSDLRHTGKIDWLRPDAKSQVTIQYEDGKPKRVDTVVISTQHKPGVTHKQIEEAVIEECIKKIIPKELLTNTRYFINPTGKFEIGGPHGDTGLTGRKIIVDTYGGMGRHGGGAFSGKDPSKVDRSAAYIGRYIAKNVVAAGLAHKCEVQLAYAIGVAEPVSVLVDTFGTGTISDEEIAKRVLANFKLTPKGIVDGLDLLGKGRKYQETAAYGHFGRTGSTFTWEKTDKAEALKKG; encoded by the coding sequence ATGTCATCTCTCAAAAACTATATCTTCACTTCCGAGTCCGTATCTGAAGGACACCCAGACAAAGTCTGTGACCAAATTTCCGATGCCATTCTCGATGCATATTTAGCCCAAGATCCAAAATCCCGTGTTGCTTGTGAAACTCTGGTAACAACAAACCTTGTTGTGATTGCCGGTGAGATCACAAGTAAAGGAAAAGTGGACACACAAGAAGTGGCCCGCGATGTAATTCGAAAAATTGGTTATAACGATATCAATATGTATTTCGATGCAGATTTCGCAGTGGTTTCTTCCCACGTTCATGCTCAGTCTCCAGACATTGCCCAAGGGGTAAATGAAGGAGAAGGACTCCATACAGAACAAGGAGCCGGAGACCAAGGTCTTATGTTTGGTTTTGCCATCGCAGAAACTCCAGAACTAATGCCTGCTCCTCTTTATTACTCACACAAACTTTTGGAAAACCTATCTGACCTTCGTCACACAGGGAAAATTGACTGGTTACGTCCTGATGCAAAATCGCAAGTCACCATCCAATACGAAGACGGAAAACCAAAAAGAGTGGATACTGTTGTAATCTCTACGCAACACAAACCAGGTGTGACTCACAAACAAATCGAAGAAGCAGTCATCGAAGAATGTATCAAAAAAATCATTCCTAAAGAACTTCTTACAAACACTCGTTATTTCATTAACCCTACTGGTAAATTTGAAATTGGTGGGCCACACGGTGATACAGGTCTTACAGGACGTAAGATCATTGTAGATACTTACGGTGGAATGGGTCGTCATGGTGGTGGAGCTTTCTCTGGAAAAGATCCATCTAAAGTTGACCGTTCTGCAGCATATATCGGCCGTTATATTGCAAAAAACGTAGTGGCAGCAGGACTTGCACACAAATGTGAAGTACAACTTGCATACGCAATTGGTGTTGCGGAACCAGTATCTGTTCTTGTAGATACTTTTGGAACAGGAACCATTTCTGATGAAGAAATCGCAAAACGAGTTCTTGCAAATTTCAAACTCACTCCAAAAGGAATTGTGGATGGCCTTGATCTTCTTGGAAAAGGAAGAAAATACCAAGAAACTGCGGCTTATGGTCACTTTGGTAGAACAGGTAGCACATTTACCTGGGAAAAAACTGATAAAGCAGAAGCTTTAAAAAAAGGATAA
- a CDS encoding transketolase family protein, translated as MGAPSQSTADKKATRDAYGEALVELGASRQDVVVLDADLSGSTKTADFKKKYPERFFNVGVAEQNLVGHAAGLALSGFVPFASSFAMFLSGRAWEVVRNSVVYPKVNVKLVASHGGITVGEDGASHQCIEDFAIMRVIPEMTVICPSDFNETKQVIHAIADYKGPVYVRVGRPAIPVIERENYKFQIGKAEVISEGKDVCIIANGVMVNEAMIAVGLLKEKGINASLLNMATIKPLDKDAIIAKAKECGAVVTCEEHNVIGGLGSAVSELLSEEYPVPVIKVGMKDTFGKSGTWSGLLDYFGLRAKDVVSHVEIAISKKKK; from the coding sequence ATGGGAGCACCTAGCCAATCCACTGCAGACAAAAAAGCAACGAGAGATGCCTACGGCGAAGCCTTAGTTGAGTTAGGTGCATCTAGACAAGATGTCGTGGTTTTAGATGCGGATCTTTCTGGTTCCACTAAAACTGCGGATTTTAAGAAAAAATATCCTGAACGTTTTTTTAATGTTGGTGTCGCTGAACAAAACTTAGTTGGTCATGCGGCAGGTCTTGCTCTTTCTGGTTTTGTGCCTTTTGCTTCTAGTTTTGCTATGTTTTTATCTGGCAGAGCTTGGGAAGTGGTGCGTAACAGTGTGGTTTACCCAAAAGTAAACGTAAAACTCGTTGCCTCTCATGGTGGAATCACTGTGGGAGAAGACGGTGCTTCTCACCAATGTATTGAAGACTTCGCCATCATGCGAGTCATTCCAGAAATGACTGTGATTTGTCCTTCTGATTTCAACGAAACCAAACAAGTCATTCACGCTATCGCTGATTATAAAGGCCCGGTGTACGTAAGGGTGGGTCGTCCTGCCATTCCTGTCATCGAAAGAGAAAATTACAAATTCCAAATTGGAAAAGCAGAAGTCATTTCTGAAGGAAAAGATGTTTGTATCATTGCCAATGGTGTAATGGTCAACGAAGCTATGATCGCTGTGGGACTACTCAAAGAAAAAGGAATTAACGCAAGCCTTCTCAATATGGCTACCATCAAACCTTTGGACAAAGATGCCATCATCGCCAAAGCAAAAGAATGCGGTGCCGTTGTGACTTGTGAAGAACACAATGTGATTGGTGGTCTTGGTTCTGCAGTTTCAGAACTTCTTTCGGAAGAGTATCCAGTTCCTGTCATCAAAGTCGGAATGAAAGATACATTCGGAAAATCAGGAACTTGGAGTGGTCTACTGGATTACTTTGGTCTCCGTGCAAAAGACGTTGTTTCCCACGTAGAAATCGCAATTTCCAAAAAGAAAAAATAA
- a CDS encoding ATP-dependent Clp protease adaptor ClpS — MTGAGASQPSILEETEVRPRRSDGPWKVVLWDDDFHTYEYVIEMLMDVCQMPWEKAFQHAVEVDTRKKTIVFSGELEHAEFVHERILNYGPDPRMGSSKGSMTATLEQ; from the coding sequence ATGACCGGTGCCGGAGCTTCCCAACCATCCATCTTAGAAGAAACCGAAGTGAGGCCGCGTCGTAGTGACGGGCCTTGGAAGGTTGTCCTTTGGGATGATGACTTTCATACTTATGAATATGTCATTGAGATGTTAATGGACGTATGCCAAATGCCTTGGGAAAAAGCCTTCCAACATGCAGTCGAAGTAGATACCAGAAAAAAAACCATCGTCTTTTCTGGAGAATTGGAACATGCAGAGTTTGTCCACGAACGGATCTTAAACTATGGCCCTGATCCTAGAATGGGTTCTTCGAAAGGTTCCATGACGGCCACTCTCGAACAATAA
- a CDS encoding glycogen-binding domain-containing protein: MMKSKSIRIALFLLFFTGIGIFAEDGMDWIGSFSSKELEMSDETENQDTVYYLWQLESLKKNIAPRYIRYLDVESYVSSGKLIHRGILFTYNGLREEAVEICGSFNNWECSDMKRNQYGIYYTVIEPTQITDTYEEDPVYEYKFRVNGLLTYDPENFDKLEDGSGSYYSRFILENKDTDRQTKTMVLEDSANEERDLRTVKFQIYLPEAEVVRVVGSFNDWNPEHDFLKKDRKGVFTLEKKLLPGEYHYQFIVDGEYMLDTYNPATNIKVDTNESVSSLLVPERNYALERKM; encoded by the coding sequence ATGATGAAATCGAAATCCATCCGTATTGCCCTATTTTTACTCTTTTTCACAGGAATCGGAATCTTTGCAGAGGACGGAATGGACTGGATTGGAAGTTTTTCTTCAAAAGAACTAGAGATGTCCGATGAAACGGAAAATCAGGATACAGTTTATTACCTCTGGCAACTGGAAAGTCTCAAAAAAAATATCGCTCCACGTTACATTCGTTATCTAGACGTAGAGTCTTATGTTTCTTCTGGCAAACTCATTCACAGAGGAATTTTATTTACCTACAACGGCCTCAGAGAGGAAGCCGTAGAAATCTGCGGAAGTTTTAACAATTGGGAATGTTCCGATATGAAACGGAACCAATACGGTATCTATTATACAGTAATCGAACCCACTCAAATCACTGATACTTATGAAGAAGATCCTGTTTACGAATACAAATTCCGAGTGAATGGACTTCTCACCTATGACCCAGAAAACTTTGATAAGTTGGAAGATGGTTCTGGTTCCTACTACTCCCGTTTCATCTTAGAGAACAAAGACACGGACCGCCAAACCAAAACCATGGTTCTCGAAGATTCTGCCAACGAAGAACGGGACTTACGAACGGTTAAATTCCAAATTTACTTACCCGAGGCAGAAGTGGTTCGAGTGGTGGGAAGTTTTAATGATTGGAACCCAGAACATGATTTCCTTAAAAAAGACAGAAAGGGAGTGTTCACTCTCGAAAAGAAATTATTACCTGGGGAATACCATTACCAATTCATTGTGGATGGAGAGTATATGTTAGATACTTACAATCCAGCAACAAACATCAAAGTGGATACAAATGAATCGGTTTCATCGTTACTCGTTCCGGAAAGAAATTACGCGTTAGAACGTAAGATGTAA